In Alteromonas macleodii, the sequence GGTTTAAATCGCCAAGCTCTGCTACCACGCCAACAGCAACGAGCAATCGAACACCGCGCATCGCCTGAACGGCTTTCACCACCGGATAATAACGCCATTGGTGCACATGGTGGGTTAACTCATTGTCGAGCCTTTCCAGTCGCCGGATACGCTCTTCTATAGTTTGTAGTTGCTCCTGCAAGACGATTTGCTGGGCCGGATGAGGCAATATTAATTCAGTGAGCCAGCGAAGGTGTTTCTTCGACCAGTTGGCTGTACCCTCATAACGAATGTTGTTGCGCAGCAGTAGGGCTTTAAGCTGGTACTTTGCTTCTTTTAAATCCTTCATTGCCGCTTCACGAGCACGTGATAAATCACGAACCGCTTCATCTTCCGGCTCGGGCACATAGATGGGTGTAAGGTCTTCAGACTTTAGTGACCTAACGAGCTTAAGCGCATCTCGGCGGTCGGTTTTAATTCGCTCTCCTGGCTTTTTGGGAATAAGAGATGGAGCCACGACGTAGCAACGATGTCCCAAGCTCGTAATCAGCCGATAAATCCAGTAACCACACGGTCCAGCTTCATAAACAACGTGAAGTGTTGCGCCAGGATACTTCGATTCAAATTGGCGAATTAGCTTTTTGACACTGACCTTAGACGAGGGAATACGCCCATAATGAACGGGCGTCGCGCCACGCTGCTCTTCACAATAAGCAACCTCATGAAACTCTTTATGCGTATCCAACCCGATAAAAATCATGCTATGTTTGTTCATGCTAGCCTCCAAATTGATTTAGTATTGAACAAACTAATTATGGCTCTGGCTGAAAAGTTAACCCACGAAAATGCGGGGGCTAGCACTTTTACAGGGAGTCATTGTGTCTAGTAGCCAAGTCTAGGAACTCAAAATTAGTACGATGTTAGAACCTTCAAGTAGCACCTACTTCCTAAGTAACGTGGAGTCTATCAGCGCTAGTTTCAATTCAATTGGTTTGTTAATCGCTGCCGCAGTCCTTGTTGCGACTTTCAAATTCACGACTCTGTTACAGTCGCTCTCAACTTTAACCAAGTTAAAGCCTAAACACATCGTAGTTATTGCATTTAGCATATTTTTAGTTGCCTTTACCACATCACTACTAAACGGCTTAAGAGTTCATAACGTCCAAAATGCTATTTTGACCAACCAGACTCAGATCATATCGGGGTGTATAACCGACCATAAAATAATACGAGGTAACAGCAGGGAAGAAATGTTCGTTATTTCAAATGTAAAATTTAAATATAACGATTACGCTACGGAACAATACTTTTTTGCTAATCGGAATCACAACACCTTTATAAAAAACGGACAGTGTGTGACTATTGTTTTCCTGCCTAAACAGGAAAACGGAATTTTAAAGATCGACAAGGTTTGAGTTGCATTGGCTGCTAACAAACAACTGTTGGCGCTCACTGCGTTCGCTGGGACACAAACACGTAGGCTCCCGTCGCTTCGCTCCTTATTTTAGCCTACGTATTTGTGCCCCAAAGTTGGGCGTTATGTGTATTTAAAATATGAAGTTATTTTTAGTCATTCTTTCAACTATGCTCCTTTTGGGATGCGCAAAAGGTAGAGTAGACATCCTGAGTAAAGAAGGTGAATTGTTAGACTCCTGCACAGCTGAATTCAATTGGCATTTGCATGGCGTACAAGACTCCGTTGACTACATTTTATATCTTTGTGCTAAAGGGCACCTTGAAAACGGAAAGGTCATATCCGACCCAACTATATTAGAAAACGATTATAGCTTACCTTCTCCACCCAATAGTCAAACATGGAACAAACGGAGTGCGTATGAAAGCTATAAATCAGGCCATCTCTCCGAGCAGAAGTATGGTTATATCTTAGCTGCTATAGAATACGAATATATATTAAGTGCGGAAAAAGCTCGAAAACAATTGGATTCAGGTGTTATAACCAAAAAACAATATGAACAACTGGTCTACGAAGCGGCGGTTTTGTTTAATGGCAAGTAAGGTATATAACAAGGCGCTCAACTCTTACCCTGCGGTCACTGGGACAATAACACTGCGGTGCTGCGCACTTTACCGCAGTATTATTGCCCGTTAGCCTTGCGTTAGCTTCTGAGAGGTAAGTTCATCTTTAGCCACACTAAATTCACAAAGCTTGCATACTGGGTCATGGCTATTAATACGGTGGTCGGTTTATTCAGCGTGATTGCTCTTTTTTTCGCTATTCAACCGGATAAATTAACAAGTAATTTCGCTTTTCTTCCCTTGATTTTTATCTTATTGGTGAACGCTCTTATTTGCATTCTCGTCTACAAAAACAGCTTTAAAGCATTACGGTTTTCTACTTGGTTTTATGTTTTTCAGATTTTCAGTTTTGAAACTGAGCGCCTGTCATTCTATTTCAATACTGGACTTCAATTTACTCTATCTTGGTCAATTGGAGATAGTTCGTTTTCTACCAACTTTGCAGTAATTGCTATTTGGGTATTACTATACGTGGCATTGCGCAGTGTCAAAGAACAAAGCTAACAAAACGCTGTTGGCACTCCCTTCGGTCGCTAGGACGCTCACTCGCAGGGTTGCTTCGCTATTATGCCCTAAGTATTATCACCCCTTATTTAAAAGTTAGCTAAACAAGGAAGTTATGAGTCGTTTTCTATTATTGGTATTAAATATCCTAGCTTTTAAGGCTGCAGCATGTTCCTTTGCTCCAGCGTTTGATGATTTCGTAATATCCGAAAATTCTTCAGATGAAGTTACTACACCAACTTTTAAAGTTGATTCAATCCACAGAGGAACAGATGATGGAAATCATGGTTCATGTTCTGATGCGGGCTTTATCAATTTAAAACTAGAGACTTTACCCTCTCATGAACAAGGTTATATTTTTAAAATTGTTGAAGGTGAATTTGAAGATCAGCTTTTTTACGAATCCCCTGTCGTACCATCGAAGTTTATGGAAAATGAAAAGCTATTTAGTTTTCTTTGGTTAGACGGGAGTTATGAGGAACAAGAACCCATAAATATTTTGGTTCAGATTATTGCTGTATCTCGATCTGGGAATAAAAGTGAACCTCAACTATTAAAAATAACTCACCCAGGTATACAAAAACCTTGGTGGAAGGTTTGGTAACAAAGTATGGCTAACAAGCCACTTAAGACGGGACGTTATATGCCCATCACTTCATTTGCAAAAAAAGGAATTATGATGTTTTATTTTGAAGTTATTCTTTTTATCTTTTTTGTTTGTTTTATCAGTTTCGGGTACAGGAAAAATAACCGGAATATGATGTTACTTGGCTCATTTTGTCTTTTTCTATCTCTATCCGCAGGGCCATTTGTTGAAGGTGTTAACAAGGGGTTCGCTGAAAAGTCTCACGAACTTAAACAAAACAAAGTTACTGGGTAAGCAATCAAGAGCATATAACAAGCCGCTGTAGTCGGTCGCAAGCTCCCTGGGGCGGCTTTGCTATTATGCCCTACGCGTTATCGCCCTTATATAAAAGTTAAGTGCTTTGTTTGCCAAATCAAAATATGGAGTAATAAATGGAATTTAGACACACTAAGCGTTTTCATATTGTATCGCTTCTGATACTGAGCATTTCATTGCTCTCAAAAGCTAGTGCCAATGACATATATGATGCAGCGATCAATAACCCTGCAAGGCTAAAAGCAGACTTCGCATACGATCAAAAGCGGAAACCGTTAGATATTCTTCCTTTTACTCAGATAAAAAAGGGCGACAAAGTTCTCGAGCTTGGTGCAGGTGGTGGTTACACAACAGAATTGCTATCGTGGCTAGTTGGCGAATCTGGCAAAGTATATGCGCACTTTCTTTATAACAAAGAACGTCTTGAAAACAATAGACTGTCAAATGTTATTTCACTTCGTAAGCACTCTTTAAATGAACATGCGCAAGTGCTTGCTGAAAACGAAATTCAATCCAATAAATTGGATGCAATCATCATTTTTTTTGTTCTGCATGACATCTATCTAAATAATGAGATGAGTGATGAATTATTGACTAGTTTAATGGATGCATTAAAGCCAGGTGGAAGCTTGATTATATTAGACAACGCAGCTAAGCCGGATTCGGGTTTGACTAATATAAGCGATCTTCACCGGATTGGAGAGCATTTCGTCAAATCAGAACTGGAGCAAGCGGGTTTTGTATTTGATGGCCAAACATCTGTGCTCAGAAACAAGCAAGATGATCACACTAAACCGTGGGGTGATTATGAAGGTTTGCAAGATCGTTTTGCTTATAGATTTAAAAAGACCGAAATATAATTTTAAAACGCACTTAAGAAAAATATTATGTGGGAATTTTACTCGCTGAAAAGCGCTCCTAAAATCCCTAAATGTTAAGCGTTAGACACTTGTCATGGATATCACATTAACAGATCCTGCTATACCTCTCTTCCATTTTGAGGTCATCAGAAATGTCTCCATTGT encodes:
- a CDS encoding IS110 family transposase encodes the protein MNKHSMIFIGLDTHKEFHEVAYCEEQRGATPVHYGRIPSSKVSVKKLIRQFESKYPGATLHVVYEAGPCGYWIYRLITSLGHRCYVVAPSLIPKKPGERIKTDRRDALKLVRSLKSEDLTPIYVPEPEDEAVRDLSRAREAAMKDLKEAKYQLKALLLRNNIRYEGTANWSKKHLRWLTELILPHPAQQIVLQEQLQTIEERIRRLERLDNELTHHVHQWRYYPVVKAVQAMRGVRLLVAVGVVAELGDLNRFDHPRKLMAYLGLVPSEQSSGGKRHLGAITKAGNGRARRLLIEGAHSYRYPANVSTELQLRQEGLPKDIVDIAWKAQLRLCKRYQRMSKKGKHYNLIITAIAREMAAYIWAIAKEVVLTPVNPKLRLSRVPA
- a CDS encoding methyltransferase domain-containing protein, with translation MEFRHTKRFHIVSLLILSISLLSKASANDIYDAAINNPARLKADFAYDQKRKPLDILPFTQIKKGDKVLELGAGGGYTTELLSWLVGESGKVYAHFLYNKERLENNRLSNVISLRKHSLNEHAQVLAENEIQSNKLDAIIIFFVLHDIYLNNEMSDELLTSLMDALKPGGSLIILDNAAKPDSGLTNISDLHRIGEHFVKSELEQAGFVFDGQTSVLRNKQDDHTKPWGDYEGLQDRFAYRFKKTEI